A window from Dama dama isolate Ldn47 chromosome 11, ASM3311817v1, whole genome shotgun sequence encodes these proteins:
- the LOC133065268 gene encoding LOW QUALITY PROTEIN: olfactory receptor 1J4-like (The sequence of the model RefSeq protein was modified relative to this genomic sequence to represent the inferred CDS: deleted 1 base in 1 codon) translates to MKQIYLKGNKLRRLLDLGENGILTSQALTQARSVKRENQSSMSEFLLLGLPIWPEQQGVFFALFLGMYLTTVLGNLLIVLLIRLDARLHTSMYFFLSHLALTDVSFSSVTVPKMLINMQTQDQSIPYAGCITQMYFFLFFTGLDDFLLTSMAYDQYMAICHPLHYSTIMGQGLCTLLVTVSWILSCANALCHTLLLTQLSFCADHSIPHFFCDLGALLKLSCSDTSLNELAIFTAGVAIIILPLVCILISYGCFGATILKVPSTKGICKALSTCGSHLSVVSLYYGTIIGLYVFPSSSTSRDKITIASVMYTVVTPLLNPFIYSLRNRDMTGALERLLHRAKVLSQ, encoded by the exons ATGAAGCAGATTTACTTAAAAGGCAACAAACTAAGAAGGCTTCTCGACTTGGGAGAAAACGGCATCCTCACATCCCAAGCTTTGAC ACAGGCGAGGAGCGTGAAGAGGGAGAATCAGAGCAGCATGTCTGAgttcctcctcctggggctccCTATCTGGCCAGAGCAGCAGGGTGTGTTCTTTGCCCTGTTCCTGGGCATGTACCTAACCACGGTGCTGGGCAATCTGCTCATTGTCCTGCTCATCAGGCTGGACGCTCGCCTCCACACCTCGATGTACTTCTTTCTCAGCCACTTGGCCCTCACTGACGTCTCCTTTTCATCTGTCACCGTCCCAAAAATGCTGATAAACATGCAGACTCAGGATCAATCCATCCCCTATGCAGGGTGCATAACACAGatgtattttttcctg ttttttactGGTCTGGATGACTTTCTGCTCACCTCGATGGCCTATGATCAGTACATGGCCATCTGTCACCCTCTCCACTACAGCACCATCATGGGACAGGGGCTGTGCACCTTACTAGTAACTGTGTCCTGGATTCTCTCCTGTGCCAATGCCCTGTGTCACACCCTCCTCCTGACCCAGCTGTCCTTTTGTGCTGACCACAGCATCCCCCATTTCTTCTGTGACCTTGGTGCCCTGCTGAAGCTCTCCTGCTCAGACACATCCCTCAATGAGCTGGCCATTTTCACAGCAGGAGTGGCCATCATCATCCTCCCACTAGTATGCATCCTGATCTCTTATGGATGCTTTGGGGCCACCATTCTGAAGGTCCCCTCCACCAAGGGGATCTGCAAAGCATTGTCCACATGTGGCTCTCACCTCTCTGTGGTGTCTCTGTATTATGGAACAATTATTGGGCTGTATGTTTTCCCCTCATCCAGCACCTCCAGGGACAAGATCACCATTGCCTCTGTGATGTACACAGTGGTCACTCCACTGCTGAACCCCTTCATTTATAGCCTAAGGAACAGGGACATGACGGGGGCCCTGGAGAGACTCTTGCACAGGGCAAAAGTCTTGTCTCAATGA